In Flavobacteriaceae bacterium, the following proteins share a genomic window:
- the murD gene encoding UDP-N-acetylmuramoyl-L-alanine--D-glutamate ligase: MKKIVILGGGESGVGTALLGKREGFEVFVSDKGKIKENYKNVLIHNEIEWEEEKHTEAKILNADIVMKSPGIPDKVTLVQKLIENRVPVISEIEFAAKYTDATLIGITGSNGKTTTTALTHHILKNGNLDVGVAGNIGDSFAKQVHEFSFKNYVLELSSFQLDGIEAFKPHIAIITNITPDHLDRYEYLFENYIASKFRITKNQTKDDYLIYDADDEVINKYIKENPVQSKLLPFSLTKEIENGAYIKENNILITIDNNQIIMPTETIALQGSHNVKNAMAASTVAHLLKIRKETIRESLENFEGVEHRLENVLRINKVQYINDSKATNVNATYFALESMDAPTVWIVGGEDKGNNYRELFRFVNEKVKAIICLGVDNQKLFESFGNMVDVIVETEYMNEAVKIAYKIAEAGDNVLLSPACASFDLFENYEDRGRQFKTAVRKL; the protein is encoded by the coding sequence ATGAAAAAAATAGTAATTCTTGGAGGTGGAGAAAGTGGTGTTGGAACAGCACTTTTAGGTAAGCGAGAAGGATTTGAAGTTTTTGTTTCCGATAAAGGAAAAATTAAAGAAAATTATAAAAACGTTCTTATACATAATGAGATTGAATGGGAAGAAGAGAAGCATACAGAAGCTAAAATCTTGAATGCAGACATTGTGATGAAAAGCCCAGGAATTCCAGATAAAGTAACATTAGTGCAAAAACTAATTGAAAACAGGGTGCCAGTAATTTCTGAAATTGAATTTGCAGCAAAATATACAGATGCCACTTTAATAGGAATTACAGGGAGTAATGGAAAAACTACTACTACAGCATTAACGCATCATATTTTAAAAAATGGAAACTTAGATGTAGGGGTAGCTGGGAATATTGGAGATAGTTTTGCAAAACAAGTGCATGAGTTTAGTTTTAAAAACTATGTTTTAGAATTAAGCAGTTTTCAATTAGATGGAATAGAAGCTTTTAAACCGCATATTGCAATTATTACCAATATTACACCTGATCATTTGGACAGATATGAATATCTGTTTGAAAATTATATTGCTTCAAAATTTAGAATTACAAAAAATCAAACTAAAGACGATTATCTTATCTATGATGCGGATGATGAAGTGATTAATAAATACATAAAAGAGAATCCAGTTCAGTCAAAATTATTGCCATTTTCATTAACAAAAGAGATTGAAAATGGCGCATATATAAAAGAAAATAATATACTAATAACTATAGATAATAATCAAATAATTATGCCTACAGAGACTATTGCTTTACAAGGTTCCCACAATGTTAAAAATGCTATGGCAGCATCAACAGTGGCGCATTTATTAAAAATAAGAAAAGAAACAATAAGAGAAAGTTTAGAAAACTTTGAAGGTGTTGAGCATCGCCTAGAAAATGTACTTCGTATTAATAAAGTACAGTATATAAACGACTCAAAAGCTACTAATGTAAATGCTACATATTTTGCTTTAGAAAGTATGGATGCCCCTACGGTTTGGATTGTTGGTGGTGAAGATAAGGGAAATAATTATAGAGAACTGTTTCGATTTGTGAACGAAAAAGTTAAGGCGATTATCTGTTTAGGAGTTGATAATCAAAAGTTGTTTGAAAGCTTTGGTAATATGGTAGATGTTATTGTAGAAACCGAATATATGAACGAAGCAGTTAAAATAGCTTATAAAATTGCAGAAGCTGGAGATAATGTCTTATTGTCACCAGCTTGTGCTAGTTTTGATTTATTTGAAAATTATGAAGATAGAGGGCGGCAATTTAAAACCGCTGTAAGAAAATTATAA
- a CDS encoding phospho-N-acetylmuramoyl-pentapeptide-transferase, which yields MLYYLFEYLEKQFEFPGASLFRYISFRAAMAMIFSLLISTIYGKRIINFLRKQQVGETIRDLGLEGQKEKAGTPTMGGVIIILATLIPVLLFAKLDNIYIILLLVTTVWMGIIGFIDDYIKKFKNDKEGLKGKFKVLGQVGLGLIVGTTLYFHNGVTIKEQPLQSQTEIVEADRVESIKLQPEIKSTKTTIPFVKKNEFDYASLITWINPNWGKYAWIIFIPFVIFLITAVSNGANLTDGIDGLAAGTSVIIALTLGVFAWVSGNIIFSDYLNIMYIPRVEEISIYIAAFVGALIGFLWYNTYPAQVFMGDTGSLTIGGIIAVIAIAVRKEWLIPLLCGIFLAENLSVVLQVGYFKYTRKKYGEGRRIFKMSPLHHHYQKSGYHESKIVTRFWIIGILLAILSVVTLKIR from the coding sequence ATGCTGTACTATTTGTTTGAATATTTAGAAAAACAATTTGAATTTCCTGGAGCATCTCTATTTAGGTATATATCTTTTAGAGCTGCTATGGCAATGATTTTTTCATTGCTGATTTCTACAATCTATGGAAAACGAATTATTAATTTTTTAAGAAAACAACAAGTAGGTGAAACAATTAGAGATCTAGGTTTAGAGGGACAAAAAGAAAAAGCTGGAACACCGACAATGGGTGGAGTTATTATCATTTTAGCGACATTAATTCCAGTGCTTTTATTTGCGAAATTAGATAATATCTATATTATATTGCTTTTGGTTACTACCGTATGGATGGGAATTATTGGATTTATAGATGATTATATTAAAAAATTCAAAAACGATAAAGAAGGATTAAAAGGTAAGTTTAAAGTATTAGGACAGGTTGGTCTTGGGCTTATAGTAGGAACAACATTATATTTTCATAATGGAGTGACTATAAAAGAACAACCATTACAATCACAAACAGAAATTGTAGAAGCGGATAGAGTAGAATCTATAAAACTCCAACCAGAAATAAAATCTACAAAAACAACCATTCCATTTGTAAAGAAAAATGAATTTGATTATGCGAGTTTAATTACTTGGATAAACCCTAATTGGGGTAAATATGCTTGGATTATATTCATTCCATTTGTTATATTTTTAATTACAGCAGTGTCTAATGGAGCTAATCTTACCGATGGGATAGATGGTTTAGCTGCTGGAACTTCAGTTATTATTGCTCTTACTCTTGGGGTTTTTGCTTGGGTATCAGGTAATATCATTTTTTCAGATTATTTAAATATTATGTATATCCCGAGAGTTGAAGAAATTTCAATTTATATAGCAGCTTTTGTAGGTGCTTTAATTGGATTTTTGTGGTATAATACATATCCGGCTCAGGTATTCATGGGAGATACTGGAAGTTTGACTATAGGTGGTATTATTGCAGTAATAGCAATTGCTGTTCGTAAAGAATGGTTAATCCCGTTGTTATGCGGAATATTTTTAGCAGAAAACTTATCGGTTGTACTTCAAGTAGGGTACTTTAAATATACACGAAAGAAATATGGAGAAGGAAGACGTATTTTTAAAATGTCTCCATTACATCATCATTATCAAAAATCAGGATATCACGAAAGTAAAATTGTAACTCGATTTTGGATTATAGGAATCTTATTGGCAATTCTATCTGTAGTGACATTGAAAATACGATAA